The sequence TAGGGAAGACCATCGTCAGATGTTGAACACATGGGTAAAaacaaaagtataaaagtaaatCAGAAAAGAAATCGGTTGACGACGAAACCAACCTAAAACGAGCACTCAATTCAACCGTAAAAAAACGAAATGGACAGGGCAGCATGCAACTCTTCAGAAAAGAGAACGACCCCAAAATAATCCCTCAAACCAAAGACCATAGAGCTGGATGCAGTGTTGCCGAATTTATGCCAATCGGtattcccgcccaatctggcaacccctGCAGTAAactgcagccagggttgccagattgggaggTAAAtcgggcccaatctggcaacactggcagGAGCACCATGAGGTCAACGGACAGTTCCAGCGTCGACCACGTCGGAGGGGGACAGCCAGCATGATGACCAACAAATAAATACGTTTTATCCCCCGTTCCCCGCCACTTCTACCCCTTAGCCTTCCACTCAGTACCCCTTCGCGTTACAATAAATGATGCATGTATATCGATTTAAATATTCACTACCAGCTAATGCTATAAGTAGCATGgggatgcggggggggggggggtttgaatcACCTTGGATACGAAATTGAAGGAGGTGCATCTCaggagataggggggggggggggggtgtgttctTGATCTGAAAGAAACATGTGCAGGGACTAACGGCCGGTCGTTATCTGGTCGGGTGCTTTCATAATTGATCAGGTGGAAAAGAACCAAAAATAAGAACGCAAAAAATACACGAAGGGAATATCTTGTTCCCGGAATGCAGGCCGCAACGCCGTCAAACTCGGCGGTTAGTGGTGACAGTGTTTCCCTTTGTTGGTCTCGAGACCCCAACAGTAGACCCCGTCGAACCCGTCACAAAATCTGTTTAGTAGACAAGTCGAGTTATCTCAAGACCCCCCTCTCCCGAGAAAGAGGCAGAAGGACAGTTTAACGTTGACGAGGTTTGAAATCATACGACAACAGAGGAAGGAGACGACCAGGACCAGCTCGCGTTTAACCACAAGGACCCTAGCGACGTGCCCTTCAACTGCAGGGAGCTCCGGCCCAAACAGAATCGAACCCGACCTGACGGAGATGTAAGCATTGACCAAACACGCTGCTCATAGCGACGAGCTTCAGATCGCGTTTACAGGACTTGGACGGGCGTCAGCGACGAGGATCAGTGACCATCAGGTCAGAAGCCTACAGCATCGACGTCTGCTGTCACCCCCCCTTACTCATGAgagcactgtgtgtgtaggtgtaagtgtgtgtctgggggttcCCCTCTATGGGGGTTTCAACCAGCTGTCCTTCTATAGGTCGTGTCCTTCACAGAGCCGGGtcgtgggttagggttagagtgtCCTGTAGAGACCCGGACATCGCCGCCCCCCCGCTGGGGAGAGCGGGCTCACAGCAGCaggtggaggaaggaggaaggaggaggaggagagaggggaggaggagggacagtcTCACTGCTCCTCATGGTGGTGCCCTTCCTCGGGGGACGGCATCACCACGGCAACGGGCGGGGTGGCCAGGGTGGAGAACCAGGAGGACATCGCCGACTTGGCGCTGGTCAGAGCGCCGCCCACCGACTGacctgaggaggagaggggagaggggaggggaggggagaggagggatgagaggagagaggagaggggagaggggaaaggagaggggagaggagaggggaggggagaggggaaaggagaggagggatgagaggagagaggagaggggagaggggaaaggagaggagaggggagaggagaggggaggggaggggagaggagggatgagaggagagaggagaggggagaggggaaaggagaggagaggggagaggagaggggaggggagaggagaggggagtggggaggggagaggagaggggaggggagaggagatgaggggggaagagaggagaggggagaagaggggaagagaggagaggaagagaggaggggagaggaggggagaggagaggaggggagaggaggggagaggagaggaggggagaggagaggaggggggggaggagagaggagaggagaaggggagagattaGAGGAAAGAAGAgtagaggagggaaggggagaagagaagagaggagagcagagaggtcATGTGAGACAGGGGAATGTGCATCAGTGGCGGTcatgtctcctcccccctgctggaCAAAGGGGGAAGTGGCTAAGGGGTGACGTCACACTACAGGAACAAACACTGTCAACATGGATTATAGAATAAAAAGGTGAATGGAACCGTAGCATCATGTGAGATCGTACCCCCAGACAACAGACATATTGTTgctacatactgtatattaaaTAGATACATCATAGTTGTTTTCATAGGGCTGTGCATTCCCCTTTTGTACCTCCTTGTGTGTTCAGGCTGATTTCACCCTggaaaatctgtgtgtgtgtgtgtgtgtgcgtgcgcgcgcacgcgggtgcgtgcgtgcgtgtgtgtttgtatgtgtgtgtgtgagagagtgtgtgctttAAAACGCTCTGGATTGCCATCCACCCTATGTAATATGCATGTGTGCCGTGTTGGCATCTAGTTTCCCTCCCCTGGGGATTAACTAAGCATCTCATCATGCTCCATCgttatgaggaggaggaagaggaggaggaggaggaggagtctggTGTTTTCTGGTTTGTCTCTAAACCCATACGCTCCGGAACCTACCAACGGCCTTGCCCGTCTGCACCACGTTCCGGCTGGTGCTCATCATGGCATTCCCGATCTTCTTCCCCCGCTCGCTGTTCTGGACCGAACTTCGCCGCCGTGCGTCAATCGTCCCGGCAAcgaacaaacagacagacaaacacacacagagagagagagacagacaaacagacagaagaGATCAGAGATGCAAGAGAGTAAAATAATCGCTCTCCTGGAACAGGACGGAACATCGCGGCCGCCCCAAGATCAAACCTAACCGACACGGGATTCTCCGTTTGACTAGAGGCGGTTTTCCCGAGGGAGTTTATCGTGGAAATCCCACAATCCCTCTGCTCTAACAATTTGCAGCAGaggacaacaccaccacaaatgAAGAGCTAGCTTCTGTTGAAATGATGGGATGAGGTGTGCACTGTGTGCTTCACGTCAAGAATCAACAGccaatgccccccccctacctggCTCCTCTCCCCAGTACCCCGTGGTCCCCCGCCAAGCTGCGACCTCACCCTTCCTCGAACACCGTGCCAGGGAATGTGGGAGCCCCGAATCATGTGTCCCAACTGCGTGCGCGCTAATGGGAACTATGGGAActtcagagaggagggggatccAAACTCACactgaagctgtgtgtgtgtgtgtgtgtgtgtgtgtgtgtgtgtgtgtgtgtgtgtgtgtgtgtgtgtgtgtgtgtgtgtgtgtgtgtgtgtgtgtgtgtgtgtgtgtgtgtgtgtgtgtgtgtgtgtgtgtgtgtgtgtgtgtgtgtgtgtgtgcgcgtacttCCTGGTAGACCACCGGGATAACATCGCCTCGCTATGTGACATGGCGGGTGATCCACTATTCACACATGCCGCTCCAGTCAGGTACATTTCCTTCCTGCGCCCGCTCACACACGGCAGAGCGGACGGCCTAAAGGCCAAGGGCCGGTCGGCAGATGGCGGCAATGTAACACAACACATCGGTTATCTGAGGATGTAACACTGTACGAGCCTCTACCGACCGTGTGACATGTGACCGCTTTCATTcacaacacagacgcacagTCAGAGATAAAGGGAATGTGCGTAGGTCTTGAGCCGCCAAATTGCCAGTGCAGATTTCCCCTGGAATTACATCCCTGTTCCCCATTCACACGTCACCCCATGCAGGGAATCTTCCGGAACACTGCAGGGCAACGCTGCAtgtgggaaagggggggggggggttcatggcGTTCCCCCAAGGCCTCTGGTCCGTTTTGTTTCAGCTTCCCACAGGCATCGGGAACACAGTCCGCTGGGGGTCTGGTCATCGAACCGCGTTCACGTCGTCAAGCTAAGCTCAGTGACGAAGACGTGAGCGGAAGAGggtaaggggggtggggggggggatgtgtgtctgtaagtgtgtgtgtctgtacgtgtgtgtgtctgtaagtgtgtgtgtctgtaagtgtgtgtgtctgtacgtgtgtgtgtctgtaagtgtgtgtgtctgtaagtctgtgcgtctgtctgtgtgtgtctgtgttttttctgagtgtgtttttgtgaaagtgtgtgtgaggccgccagtgtgtgtgctggatgtgcgtgtgtgtgtgtgtgtgtgtgtgtgcgtgggggagtgagcgagggggggggggggtggtggggagtgGTTGTGTCGTgtggaagagaaaaaaaaaaaaaagggtggaCTCCGGGACCCTGGGGGGGCACGGCGGGTTTCGCCGTCATCCCTTACAAccccacacaaccccccccccccccttcaccccccgccccaacacacacgcagacacacacacacacacacacactgacacacacacacacactcactccagcTGCTTCCTGGAAAGAAACCTGAGTGGGCGAGGCGAGGGCCCGCATGGAGCTCTGTTATAATTAATGGAGCCATGTGAGACACTGACCCcgtccccccggcccccccccagcccagacCCCTCCTCGCCCGACAACCCTTCACCCCCTGGCCTTCAtgtacctccccccccccccctgccacctCCACCCCGCTGAAGGCTCCCCGGGCCGAGCTCTGAGCAGGCTGTCTCTGGGAGGCTGTTTCTGTGAGGGTGTTTCTGTCAGGCTGTCTCTGTCAGGCTGTCTCTGTCAGGCTGTCCCTGTGACAGCAGCCTGAGCTCAgagcgtgcacatgtgtgtgagggggagcaACGGACCAGAAGGAGCTTCCTCCTTCCTGCTCCCATTGACCAAGAAGACATGAAATATGAGGGCGGTTTGAGGAGAAGAAAGACACCCTGGTGTAGAAGTCCTCCATCTTGGATCTGATGTTATCTGACGGTACAAGGAGTTCTGATTTGGTTTGGCTGCTaaatgtctgtttttttttttataccttttctAAGATTTATGTAgaaaaggaactcaaagaacaGGAAAAACATATCCTTATTTATGCTACACCTTCCATTCAACACTGACGATTAATTGGGTGTATGctgccactagagggcagcaaACACATCACCTACAGGGTACCGCCACATCCCCTGCACCGCAAGTCAATAACAACTGAGTGGGGAACGATGACGGAGGTTATAAAGGGAATAGAAACATGGATGCATACTCACTGAGACAGTCTGAGCTTCACATCTGCAACACTGTACTGTCCCTGGAAAGGGTGCCTGAAACACAAACCCAGAGAACGTTAATGTGGGACTGAATGTGAGAACAGTCAGtcaatgcattctctatgggACTGGTAAAGGGCTGATGTTTTGCCACTAGGTGTGGGAGTGATTAGTTGTTACGAGCAGTTTCCTGTGCTTTAGCGACGTCCCAAGTGGCTGTGTCtccctagatgtgtgctggatggatcagtctaccagcctacccagtggacattagcaaatgttgcttatccATCCATCATACAGCCTGATCTGGAGCACTTTGATTTGTGCAAATTCTGCAATAGTCAGTGGAAGCTGTAATTGATACTATGTGCTTAACACCCTCATTGGAGCTCCACTGGCCTGCAGGGGTTTTACCTGCTTAATATTATCTAAAGAGTGAACATTTTGAGATTGAGTTCAATGTTCGTTTAATATTCCCCCTTTTTACTTCCTAATCTCAATAACTCATTGAGGGACGATTGATTTCAGACTAGGCTCCGGTTTAGTCATTCTTTAGTCAGGCTATAGTTAACGCCAGGGTCATTGTGAtcatactggtaagaaacacaTGCAACCCAAACACAGAATAGAATGACACTCAAAGCAGAgtgccctccccacccccccatcatTATCGGcggctctgattggctccttACCCTGGCGTGATCTCCGTCATGGCCTGGTGTCGGTTGCTCTGCCACACGCGGTAGTTGTGCGTGATCTTCCATGCCGCGGTGAAGGGGGCGCCGTAGTCCGCCAGAAGCCTCTCGCTGTCTGCAGGAAGTAGACGGGcggacaggaaacaggaaacaggaaacacaagAGGCGGGACGTTAGTAGGGGCTGTAGCGGTGGTAGTCGTGATTAGCGGCGGGAGAACTGGTTATAAACTCTACGAACGGACGACATGGTTGTGGGAACAAAGGAGAGTCGCTTTGCTGTTGCTGCGACtgtttcccatgatgcatcagaAATGCTGGCGTTTACGTAGTGGCGTCGGTTAACGTTAGCTGCTGAAGTTTAAGAAAGGGTCAGGTGTTAGGTAATAGAGGATGACGTTTAGTATCACGTAGAAACaacaaaatgaatgaatgaatgaatgaatgaatactttGTCATTGCCGGAGCAGTGAAATTATTACCAGTTACAATCCGTCcaagaaacaaaaaagacagtgtggagagacaggacggagagactgtctcCCCAGACTCAACAGTGTCTCTCCCGTCTGATGCTGGTGACGAGGACACGACCGTTGCCGTGGAGATGACCACGAAGAGTTCTGATCCAGAGACAAAAGTTCACGGGAGGAGGAAGataggggctgggggggggggggggggggcataacaaccaggggagtggagagatatcagCCTCCCAAGGCCGAAGAGGGGGAGCCCAATAAAGATAACAGTATTTGCGTCAGTAACTACTCAGTCAAGTGAGTAATTCATTAAGACCTCCGCCAAACCAGGCGGTAAGAGGAGAGGTCTGGAGGCAGACCCCCATCAAACCAGGCGGTAAGAAGAGAGGTCTGGAGGCAGACCCCGATCAAACCAGGCGGTAAGAAGAGAGGTCTGGAGGCAGACCCCGATCAAACCAGGCGGTAAGAAGAGAGGTCTGGAGGCAGACCCCCATCAAACCAGGCGGTAAGAAGAGAGGTCTGGAGACAGACCCCCATCAAACCAGGCGGTAAGAAGAGCGGCCTATGGGGCAGACCTCCATCAAACCAGGCGGTAAGAAGAGAGGCCTTTGGGGCAGACCTCCATCAAACCAGGCGGTAAGAAGAGAGGCCTTTGGGGCAGACCTCCATCAAACCAGGTGGTAAGAAGAGAGGCCTTTGGGGCAGACCTCCATCAAACCAGGCGGTAAGAAGAGATGCCTAGGGGCAGTCCTCCACCTACCTTGGTGCAGGGTGGAGGACAGCAgcgtgtggaggtggagggtggagaacactagggggtggagctgggggcTGACCCTACCTTGGTGCAGGGTGAAGGACAGCAGCgtttggaggtggagggtggaggtgggtagTGTGTGGAGGTAGAGGGTGGAGGACACTagggggtggagctggaggcTGACCCTACCTTGGTGCAGGGTGGAGGACAGCAgcgtgtggaggtggagggtggaggacactAGGGGGTGGAGGCTGACCCTACCTTGGTGCAGGGTGGAGGACACTagggggtggagctggaggcTGACCCTACCTTGGTGCAGGGTGGAGGACAGCAGCGTGTGGAGGTAGAGGGTGAACTGCGCCCGGATCCACTCGTCTCCGCCCTCCCAGCCCGTCCCGTCCAGGAACACGTCCTCGCGGTTCTCCGTCACGTGCTTCAGCAGGTAGTCGGCGAAGCGCAGGTCGGCCGTGGTCAGCGCCAGCAGACGGCGCAGCTCCGGGTCCTGGATCTGGATGCgggcctcctccacctgggcggcagccaatcaggggCCGGGGttaggcggtggggggggggggggacaaccgCGTGCCAGGCTAACGAAAGCAggcacgtacatacacacgcatgcacatacacacacggttTGTCCTGTTTTTCCTGTTTTCCTGTTTTCCTGCTCCGTTCGTCCTTTAGCACTTTAGCACtcctttgtgttgtgttgtattataTCTTGTATGCTTCTCTTccctcgctgctgctgctgcgccgTTACCCCTGCGGGTTCCTAATAAAGTGTCATCTATCCACGCAAACACAAAGTCTAAAGAGCCTTCCGTAGATGGTTAGGACGGAGAGACCTCTGCGCTAGGAGACTTCCTGTCTCAAACCATAAAGTCTTCTGTCCGAAGCACCTTAGAGCGATTCTTCTACAGGACTCGTTATTAAACAGCGGGTAGGAGTGAGCTGACTGTTTCAAGGAAGCCAAAGGTGTAGACTAGCGCATCATTGGGCTTCGAACCCGGAACCCCTTAATCTGGGAATTTTGAACACATTCACCCTTAGATTGATACTGGCACTGCCCGCTACTCCATTCGGAACTACAAAAATGGCGGCTGGAGATCGGCGGTGCTACTCACGTCGACGATGGCGTCGCTCAGGTGCCTCTGCTGGCGGAACAGGATGTTGGTCGCCCCGGCAACGAAGCCGCGCACCGTCACGTCGGAcaggaggtggtgctgctgcaggGCCATGTAGGGCAGACACAGGTAACCCTGGCAACCGagacaagagggggggggggggggggggttagtcacTTGATACGGCCCAGAACGGCACCCTGATCAACGGTTGGGCGTCCACCTGCACACTGGGCTACGGGGTCACTGGAGGGACATTCAGCGGAGAAAGGAGAAGCCAATATTTCCCTTTGTCATCTATCTTTTAGCAACTAGCATCGAGCACAAACCGCTAAGTAGGACGACAACTGAAATACAAGTACTGTAGCGCAGCACAAGAGCTCACCAGCGCGTGCTCTGAGACTTATGTTGATTCTCTGGTACGCTGAACAATGTGGGATGGATTATAGTACATGTTTATCCTTCAGGGTGCCTATAAAAGAGTTTataacagagtgtgtgtgtgtgtgtgtgtgtgtgtgtgtgtgtgtgtgtgtgtgtgtgtgtgtgtgtgtgtgtgtgtgtgtgtgtgtgtgtgtgtgtgtgtgtgtgtgtgtgtgtgtgtgtgtgtgtgctgttgtaaaGGAAAGGGAGCGTGACAAGCACTCGTGGGTCCCAGTTTGGTCACATGGTGTGTGAAGGCGGTTAAAAGCCTTTGCCAGTCGAGTCGACTGAAATGTTTTCCCGTAAATTTGAATAGAAAACCAACAGGAACGGTCTCGTGCTTGGATACCGACACTGACTGGCCGACTCTGCACAGAAGCCATTATGAGTCCACCTCAACATAATGTTTATGACTATGTTAGTCTAagtatccaaagcgacttaaagtGACTTGAGATGAGGGTCATTAAGGTAGAGGTTCGGAGTCAGGGCAGCTTGCTCaaaagcgcgcgcacacacacacgcacacgcacccacactcataaagacaaacacacacacacacccacacacacacacacacacatacacacatccacacacataaagacacacacacacccacacccacacccacacacacacaaacccacgcacacacacacacacattaagacacacacacacacccacacacacacaccaacacccacacacataaagacacccTCCCTCGGTGACCCCCTACCTTGGTGAAGACGGGGAGGGGCAGCCCGTAGCGATCCTCCTCCAGCCCGGACACCAGCCCCTGGACGACCCCGCCCTGCCCCCCCACCGCCTGGGGCTGCGACGTGATGGGGATGCCCGGCTCGGGGTCAAAGGTCTCCGGATGCTCCGCCCCCTTctcgccgcccgccgccgccgccgccgcctcctccagcaCGCTGGGGTCCAGGGTCTCCCAGTCGCTCTCCGACGAGTCAGGGGACGGCCGCgaggggggctggaggaggtggctgtcccccccctccccctccccctccccctccccctcccccgccccctcccccgtgggggggggcggctcctcccccaccagcTCGGCGATGTCCGTGGCGGAGACGGAGACGAACTCGTCGATGGAGGGCGTGgtcacggcggcggcgggctcCGCCCCCCCGCCGACAGGCTCCTCTGACAGGCTGCTCTTGGGCCGGTAGTGGGAGGAGTCCGCCAGGCCGTGCTCGATCATCCCTGAGCCAATCACACGCAAGCAGGTGTTGGTTATGCaaatcagaggaggaggagacgatcAGTTTTGGACGCCTACGATTAGTTTTTCATTCCGCTATTTTACGACTTTGTCTTTTTAGTCTTTGGGGACCTGAACATACAAAACTAAAAGTCAGGGTCAAATGTATCACTAAACACACATAAATCTTCCATGCCCAACCGTACACAAACACCTAACAGAGATGTTTTAAAAGAAAGTTGTAATGAACATCGTTAAACGAGTGTCACAATAACCCAGGTGTTTTAAATCAGTTTTTTAACGAGCAAGCAGTAAAAACAGGACTGCTGCCGCTGACCTGGGAACAGCGACAACACAGTCATCAGTGCCCCCACGAGTCTGTTGACAGGCGAGACGTAGAACAGGACCTGGGCGGGATAAAAGAGAGGGGAAAACACACGGGATGAAGCCATGTTGTGAAACCGCTAAATAAAGACGCAGAGAGACGTGGGAGCTCGTAAAAAAAAGGTCAGCTCACCTTCTTCTCGAGCAGGATCAGTTTGAAGAGGATGAGAACCTGGATGTGACAGAAGTCTGGCGTTTACATTCACTGACCCACAGTAGCTAGCGTTGTAGCGAGTAAGCTAAAACGACTACAGTACATTTCCTACAGTACTATTCGTGCAGCTTCTATCCATCTGTCTACAACTTGTGTACATTGTGTAGTAACTGTTTCTTCTATTTACCTTGTGTCTAAAGTGAAGTATTAAATCTCTCGGCGATAACCCTGAGAAAGGAAAGGACGATTAAAGGAACGTCAGCAtcgtttttaaaataaattcacACATTTTATACAGACTTAAATAGTACGTAATTCAAGCGTCCATTTTACCTAAATACACTTGTGACCCTTCCAGAGTGGACCCCCGCAGTGAGCCGTTCATGTGTTCGTACAGTTCCTGCGGAGACAGCGCTCACAGTTAGCATAAACATTTAGCAGAGTTAGCATCGGTAGAGTTAGCATAAACATTTAGCAGTTAGCAATGGCACAGTTAGCATAAACATTTTGCAGAGTAAGCA is a genomic window of Gadus chalcogrammus isolate NIFS_2021 chromosome 23, NIFS_Gcha_1.0, whole genome shotgun sequence containing:
- the avl9 gene encoding late secretory pathway protein AVL9 homolog, with amino-acid sequence MEAQRGREDVKLPPVLHIVVVGFHHKKGCQVEFSYPPLLPDESHDSGGLPEQWRYLPFLALPDGAHNYQEDTVYFHLPPLSAEMKCVYGVSCYRQIEAKALKVRLADVTRETVQKSVCVLSRVPLYGLLQAKLQLITHAYFEEKDFSQIDILKELYEHMNGSLRGSTLEGSQVYLGLSPRDLILHFRHKVLILFKLILLEKKVLFYVSPVNRLVGALMTVLSLFPGMIEHGLADSSHYRPKSSLSEEPVGGGAEPAAAVTTPSIDEFVSVSATDIAELVGEEPPPPTGEGAGEGEGEGEGEGGDSHLLQPPSRPSPDSSESDWETLDPSVLEEAAAAAAGGEKGAEHPETFDPEPGIPITSQPQAVGGQGGVVQGLVSGLEEDRYGLPLPVFTKGYLCLPYMALQQHHLLSDVTVRGFVAGATNILFRQQRHLSDAIVDVEEARIQIQDPELRRLLALTTADLRFADYLLKHVTENREDVFLDGTGWEGGDEWIRAQFTLYLHTLLSSTLHQDSERLLADYGAPFTAAWKITHNYRVWQSNRHQAMTEITPGHPFQGQYSVADVKLRLSHSVQNSERGKKIGNAMMSTSRNVVQTGKAVGQSVGGALTSAKSAMSSWFSTLATPPVAVVMPSPEEGHHHEEQ